Proteins encoded by one window of Pyrinomonadaceae bacterium:
- a CDS encoding DUF2339 domain-containing protein, with the protein MNEDSLLLVLALFVLALLVAMIVLPIISIIVSVRTRTKLNQTLWQKESVPPPGASPTPKLLSDALQQLTVRVARLEAAMKMPRPAAPPKPAEERPPETATPPTPPAVGPPTPIAQAPTPVAPPPPAHAPASSTRTIHAAELESMIGRRWLGWAAIGLILFATAFFLKYAFDNRWIGELGRVTIGVGAGITLTALGFRYHKRGWRVFSQILTGGGIVLLYLSAYASFGLYHLAPQRAAFVYMTILIAEAAVLALLYNAPAIAVMALLGGFLVPVLLRSDRDQYRALFGYIFALDVAALALLRHWVGLSSIAFGGTHLLFWLWYVERYHPRKLGVVITFQTAVFLAFLLTHVASRWLKKQAIEFDDWTAFVSNPLKFITSFESFSLLIINPFVFFATAYHLLNPNYHDWMGTLAVGMALIYAAVAKLLLDRKATTRTELLLMIGVALAFITLAIPLQFKTNWITIAWAIEGLVILWAGIEIRSARLRAMAHGVFALAVLKLVFWDTPYGYRAPFTPVLNKYFLTSLFVTACLFAAALAYQRLGERKQIVARTFQLVGLIAAIVTLWFIMTVETQTFFSGRADRLKAAEDIHHQRWLGQMALSVLWSVYASVLMAIGFIRRTAAVRWAALSLFALTIVKVMLVDLAVLRQLYRIIAFFVLGLLLLIVAWGYHRVFHSKESST; encoded by the coding sequence ATGAACGAAGATTCGCTGCTCCTGGTCCTCGCCCTCTTTGTTCTGGCATTGCTGGTGGCGATGATCGTTCTTCCCATCATTTCGATAATCGTCTCCGTCCGCACGCGAACAAAACTTAATCAGACACTCTGGCAAAAGGAATCTGTTCCGCCACCGGGCGCCAGTCCGACACCGAAGTTGTTGTCGGATGCCCTTCAACAACTGACGGTTCGCGTCGCGCGTCTGGAAGCTGCGATGAAAATGCCGCGACCGGCTGCGCCGCCCAAGCCCGCGGAAGAACGTCCGCCGGAAACAGCAACTCCTCCAACGCCGCCAGCAGTTGGGCCGCCGACGCCGATCGCCCAGGCGCCGACTCCAGTTGCGCCGCCGCCACCTGCGCACGCCCCGGCATCATCTACCCGCACCATTCACGCCGCAGAGCTTGAATCGATGATCGGCCGGCGCTGGTTGGGTTGGGCGGCAATCGGATTAATTCTTTTCGCAACTGCGTTCTTTCTGAAGTATGCCTTCGACAATCGCTGGATTGGCGAGCTCGGCCGCGTGACCATTGGCGTTGGCGCGGGAATCACTCTGACGGCTCTTGGGTTCCGGTATCACAAACGCGGATGGCGCGTCTTTTCACAAATTCTCACCGGCGGCGGCATCGTGCTGCTCTACCTTTCGGCTTACGCATCGTTCGGACTCTATCACCTTGCGCCGCAGCGGGCCGCGTTCGTTTACATGACGATTCTGATTGCCGAAGCGGCCGTCCTGGCCCTGCTCTACAACGCGCCGGCAATCGCGGTGATGGCTTTGCTCGGAGGCTTCCTGGTTCCGGTGCTGCTGCGTTCGGATCGAGATCAGTACCGCGCCCTCTTCGGCTATATCTTTGCACTCGATGTCGCCGCGCTCGCGTTGTTGAGACACTGGGTGGGATTGAGCTCAATCGCTTTTGGCGGGACGCACCTGCTGTTTTGGCTTTGGTATGTGGAGAGATATCACCCGCGCAAGCTTGGGGTGGTGATCACGTTTCAGACGGCCGTCTTCCTCGCGTTTCTGTTGACTCACGTGGCCAGTCGATGGTTGAAGAAACAAGCGATCGAGTTCGACGACTGGACTGCATTCGTAAGCAATCCTCTGAAGTTCATCACGAGCTTCGAGAGTTTTTCCCTCCTCATCATCAATCCCTTCGTATTTTTCGCGACCGCATATCATCTTCTCAATCCGAACTATCACGATTGGATGGGCACGCTCGCCGTCGGCATGGCGTTGATTTACGCCGCGGTCGCCAAGCTGCTGCTTGATCGAAAAGCCACGACGCGCACTGAACTGCTCCTGATGATTGGCGTGGCGTTAGCTTTCATCACGCTGGCGATTCCACTTCAGTTCAAGACGAACTGGATCACGATTGCCTGGGCAATCGAGGGGCTCGTAATCCTCTGGGCAGGAATCGAAATCAGATCAGCACGGCTGCGGGCAATGGCGCACGGCGTCTTTGCGCTGGCAGTGCTGAAACTCGTCTTCTGGGACACGCCGTACGGTTATCGCGCTCCATTCACGCCTGTGCTGAATAAGTATTTTCTGACGTCGTTATTCGTCACGGCGTGTTTATTTGCGGCCGCGCTGGCGTATCAACGGCTGGGCGAGCGCAAGCAGATCGTCGCCAGGACCTTCCAACTTGTGGGTTTAATCGCGGCCATCGTCACGTTGTGGTTCATCATGACGGTCGAGACGCAGACGTTCTTCTCTGGTCGCGCGGACCGGTTGAAAGCGGCAGAAGACATTCACCATCAACGCTGGCTCGGGCAGATGGCGTTGTCGGTGCTTTGGTCAGTTTATGCCTCGGTCCTTATGGCCATTGGTTTCATCAGGCGCACCGCCGCCGTTCGCTGGGCGGCGCTATCGTTGTTTGCCCTGACGATTGTGAAAGTCATGCTCGTCGATCTCGCAGTGCTCAGACAGCTCTATCGCATT
- a CDS encoding Gfo/Idh/MocA family oxidoreductase, whose protein sequence is MKNAVRIGIIGAGFARTTQIPGFKNCEGAQIVAIASAHRENAEAVAREFDIPNVEDDWRGVVARPDVDLVSIVTPVVTHCEMTLAALDAGKAVLCEKPMAMNADEARRMMERAKEKDVLALIDHELRFLPGRIKTRELVHRGDIGRVKHVQVIFRSESRAHVDRPWNWWSDVKQGGGALGAIGSHMIDSCRWMLGAEVSEVFCKLATHVRERKDEQGQLREVTTDDEANLLLRFEDGELTESATGNVSMSLVEAGAPQNEIELLGSSGALGVGELGEIRQARAGGSGWQIVDKESGELAAGMIDSSWARGFTAFAQEIVAALRAGRTTVEGAATFEDGYQTQLVLDAARRSNEKGRWVRSERPAVAGR, encoded by the coding sequence ATGAAAAACGCTGTTCGCATTGGAATCATTGGCGCCGGCTTCGCGCGCACCACGCAGATTCCCGGATTCAAAAACTGTGAAGGCGCGCAGATCGTCGCGATCGCCAGCGCCCATCGGGAAAACGCTGAAGCAGTCGCGCGCGAATTCGATATCCCGAACGTTGAGGACGATTGGCGCGGCGTGGTCGCGCGTCCAGACGTCGATCTTGTCAGCATCGTGACGCCGGTTGTGACGCACTGTGAAATGACGCTGGCCGCGCTTGATGCCGGCAAAGCAGTGTTGTGCGAGAAACCAATGGCGATGAATGCGGACGAAGCGCGCCGCATGATGGAGCGCGCGAAAGAGAAAGACGTACTCGCACTGATCGATCACGAACTCAGATTTCTGCCCGGGCGAATCAAGACGCGTGAACTGGTGCACCGCGGTGACATTGGACGAGTGAAACACGTGCAGGTGATCTTTCGGTCAGAATCGCGCGCGCACGTTGATCGGCCGTGGAACTGGTGGTCGGATGTTAAGCAGGGCGGCGGCGCGCTGGGGGCGATCGGTTCGCACATGATCGACAGTTGCCGCTGGATGCTCGGCGCTGAAGTGTCGGAAGTTTTTTGTAAACTCGCGACGCACGTGCGTGAGCGGAAAGACGAGCAGGGGCAATTGCGCGAGGTTACGACGGACGATGAAGCTAATTTGCTTCTACGGTTCGAGGACGGCGAGTTGACGGAATCGGCGACCGGTAACGTTTCCATGTCGCTGGTCGAAGCCGGCGCGCCGCAAAACGAAATTGAATTGCTGGGCAGCAGCGGCGCGCTTGGCGTCGGCGAACTCGGTGAGATACGGCAGGCAAGAGCAGGCGGAAGTGGTTGGCAGATTGTCGATAAAGAGTCTGGTGAGTTGGCAGCGGGGATGATTGACTCGAGTTGGGCGCGCGGGTTTACGGCCTTTGCCCAGGAAATTGTCGCCGCGCTGCGCGCGGGGCGAACCACAGTTGAAGGGGCCGCGACGTTTGAAGACGGCTATCAGACGCAACTGGTCCTGGATGCCGCGCGCAGATCGAATGAGAAGGGCCGGTGGGTAAGGTCAGAACGGCCTGCGGTAGCGGGCCGTTGA
- a CDS encoding hydantoinase/oxoprolinase family protein — translation MVRKHRQTAETSFRVGVDTGGTFTDFVYAVDGEIHVFKVASTPDDPSRAITEGLRKIIEEHSAPVAVIEVIHGTTVGTNALLQRRGARVALVTTSGFEDVIEIGRQARPELYNLNAIKPPPLVAGDLRFGVSERVAASGEVIEPLTDGDVAGLLRRVRKGKPESIAISLLFSFAHVEHERRILQTLSELNVPLSVSHQILPEYREYERTSTVCVNAYLQPLMGKYLRRLSESAAVNALVQSEDPSPKTKVQRPSLSLRVMQSSGGSISAEAAAHEPVRTVLSGPAGGVVGALRVAQAARIEKIITFDMGGTSTDVALCDRDGMRLTNEAIVAGVPVAVPMMDIHTVGAGGGSIARVDEGGSLRVGPESAGADPGPASYGRSFLPTVTDAHVVLGHFPNASLLGGEFQLDNKRARQALESLAAGLSTAAQRKVSAVEAAQGVLDVVNTNMERALRHISVERGHDPRAFTLVPFGGAGGLHAVELARALQIPRVLLPFAPGALSAIGVLAADVVKEQSRTVMWEAGPDVTRKLDRVFRELEAEARSVLKSEGYPEPKQRHERSLAARYKGQSFELQIKQTSGSIAAAFHRVHRARYGYAQVKNVVEIVSARVRSIGVVEKLKTQRARVAANAVATPHDTVETYFGRKKVGAALYQREKLSAGARLHVPCIVAEYSATTLVPDGCGAGIDAGGNVIVKV, via the coding sequence ATGGTCAGGAAACATCGCCAAACAGCGGAAACATCTTTTCGTGTCGGCGTCGATACCGGCGGCACGTTTACGGATTTCGTTTACGCAGTGGACGGCGAAATTCACGTCTTTAAAGTTGCATCGACGCCAGACGATCCTTCACGCGCCATTACTGAAGGGTTGCGGAAAATCATCGAAGAGCATTCCGCGCCGGTCGCCGTAATTGAAGTCATTCACGGGACTACCGTCGGAACCAACGCGCTGCTTCAGCGGCGCGGCGCGCGCGTGGCGTTGGTGACGACGTCGGGCTTTGAAGATGTCATCGAAATCGGCCGCCAGGCTCGACCTGAACTTTATAACTTGAACGCCATCAAGCCGCCGCCGCTCGTCGCCGGCGATTTGCGATTTGGCGTTTCCGAACGCGTCGCGGCGTCGGGCGAAGTAATTGAGCCGCTCACGGATGGCGACGTGGCGGGCTTGCTGCGGCGCGTCCGCAAAGGCAAACCCGAATCGATCGCAATCTCTTTGCTGTTTTCGTTCGCCCACGTCGAGCATGAACGGCGAATTCTGCAAACGCTGAGTGAGTTGAACGTCCCGCTCTCGGTCTCTCATCAAATTCTGCCTGAGTATCGTGAATACGAACGCACATCGACGGTTTGCGTAAATGCGTACTTGCAACCATTAATGGGGAAATATCTTCGACGCTTAAGCGAATCCGCCGCAGTAAATGCGCTCGTCCAATCAGAGGATCCGAGTCCAAAGACCAAAGTACAAAGACCGTCTCTTTCCTTGCGCGTCATGCAATCGTCCGGTGGCAGCATCTCGGCGGAAGCTGCAGCGCACGAACCGGTGCGCACCGTCTTGTCCGGCCCCGCGGGCGGCGTGGTGGGCGCGTTGCGTGTGGCGCAAGCTGCGCGGATTGAAAAAATCATCACGTTTGATATGGGTGGCACCTCCACTGATGTCGCGCTCTGTGATCGCGACGGGATGCGGCTCACGAACGAAGCGATCGTCGCCGGCGTGCCGGTCGCTGTGCCGATGATGGATATTCACACCGTCGGCGCCGGCGGTGGATCGATTGCGCGTGTGGACGAAGGCGGAAGTTTGCGCGTCGGTCCGGAATCGGCGGGCGCGGATCCCGGACCGGCCTCTTACGGCAGATCGTTTTTGCCGACAGTCACCGACGCCCACGTCGTGCTGGGCCACTTTCCAAACGCTTCGTTACTGGGCGGTGAGTTCCAGCTGGACAACAAACGGGCGCGCCAAGCGCTCGAGAGCTTAGCCGCGGGTTTGAGCACAGCCGCGCAACGAAAAGTAAGCGCCGTCGAAGCGGCGCAAGGCGTGCTGGATGTAGTCAACACAAACATGGAACGCGCGCTGCGACACATTTCGGTTGAGCGCGGACATGATCCCCGCGCATTCACCCTGGTTCCCTTTGGCGGCGCGGGCGGATTGCATGCCGTCGAGCTGGCGCGAGCGTTGCAGATTCCGCGGGTGCTGCTGCCGTTCGCTCCCGGTGCGCTCTCAGCGATAGGGGTCCTGGCGGCCGACGTGGTGAAAGAGCAAAGCCGCACAGTGATGTGGGAAGCCGGCCCGGACGTCACCCGGAAACTCGATCGCGTGTTCCGCGAACTGGAAGCCGAAGCGCGCTCCGTGCTTAAAAGCGAAGGCTATCCTGAACCCAAACAACGCCACGAACGCTCGCTGGCCGCGCGGTACAAAGGACAGTCATTTGAACTTCAGATCAAACAGACGAGTGGCAGTATCGCCGCAGCTTTTCATCGGGTGCATCGCGCCCGGTATGGTTATGCGCAGGTAAAGAATGTCGTGGAAATTGTCAGTGCGCGGGTTCGTTCGATCGGCGTCGTCGAGAAATTGAAGACACAACGCGCAAGAGTCGCGGCGAACGCGGTCGCGACACCGCACGATACGGTCGAGACCTATTTCGGACGAAAGAAGGTTGGGGCCGCACTGTATCAACGCGAGAAGCTTTCGGCGGGTGCGCGTTTACACGTGCCGTGTATTGTGGCCGAGTATTCGGCGACGACATTGGTGCCAGACGGTTGCGGCGCCGGCATTGATGCTGGCGGGAATGTGATTGTGAAGGTGTGA
- a CDS encoding hydantoinase B/oxoprolinase family protein: MTNKFDPTTLEIYRALYTSVAEEMGTALRRTAFSPNIKERRDYSCAVFDSAGRVIAQGDHMPVHLGSMPMAVAAALREVEIGPGDVVAVNDPFAGGTHLPDVTLVASVVSSQSSVVKRKRTTDDGKRTLFYVANRAHHADIGGATPGSMGIATDVYGEGVRIPPIRIMRAGEVVEDVMKLILTNVRGSDERRADFEAQIGSLKTGEMRLLEIVERRGEKEARAYAQHLISYSARMMRATLAAIPNGTYEAEDALDDDGISNDEIPIRVRITIKDEHATVDFTGSSPQVAGAINAVEAITVSAVSYCFRCLVGGDVPASAGLIEPIDVIAPKGTVVNALPPSSVAGGNVETSQRIVDVVFKALSQALPDRIPAASQGTMNNLTIGGIDPRTGREFSYYETVAGGMGARPTLDGMNATHTHMTNSLNTPAEALEYAYPLRIREYRIRKNSGGKGKFKGGDGAIREIETLAPVSVALLADRRKLAPYGLENGGDGERGRAFIIRRDGRREELTSKGGWHLEIGDRVRIETPGGGGYGK, encoded by the coding sequence ATGACCAATAAATTCGATCCTACAACGCTCGAAATCTACCGCGCGCTCTACACGTCCGTCGCGGAAGAGATGGGCACGGCGCTGCGGCGGACTGCGTTCTCTCCGAACATTAAAGAGCGGCGCGACTACTCGTGCGCCGTGTTCGACTCGGCAGGTCGCGTCATCGCGCAGGGTGATCACATGCCGGTGCATCTCGGCTCAATGCCTATGGCGGTGGCCGCGGCTTTGCGCGAAGTCGAAATCGGACCCGGAGATGTTGTCGCCGTCAACGATCCGTTCGCCGGCGGCACACACTTGCCGGACGTTACCCTGGTCGCGTCAGTGGTCAGTAGTCAGTCGTCAGTTGTAAAAAGAAAACGGACAACGGACGACGGAAAACGGACCCTCTTCTACGTTGCTAATCGCGCACATCATGCAGACATCGGCGGGGCGACACCCGGCTCGATGGGAATCGCCACAGACGTCTACGGGGAAGGCGTGCGGATTCCGCCCATTCGAATCATGCGCGCCGGCGAAGTCGTCGAGGACGTGATGAAGCTAATTCTCACGAACGTCCGCGGCAGCGATGAACGGCGCGCAGACTTCGAAGCTCAAATCGGATCGTTGAAAACCGGCGAAATGCGACTGCTGGAGATTGTTGAGCGGCGCGGTGAGAAAGAAGCGCGCGCCTACGCGCAACACTTGATCTCGTATTCCGCACGAATGATGCGAGCGACGCTTGCCGCAATTCCCAACGGAACTTACGAAGCGGAGGACGCTTTGGATGATGATGGCATCAGCAACGACGAGATTCCGATCCGGGTTCGCATTACGATTAAAGACGAACACGCGACAGTAGATTTCACCGGCAGCAGTCCCCAGGTCGCCGGCGCAATCAATGCTGTAGAAGCGATTACCGTCTCGGCAGTGTCATATTGTTTTCGTTGTCTGGTTGGGGGCGACGTACCGGCGAGTGCCGGATTAATCGAGCCAATCGATGTCATCGCGCCAAAAGGAACGGTCGTCAACGCGCTGCCGCCTTCGTCGGTTGCCGGCGGCAATGTCGAAACATCGCAACGGATCGTCGATGTCGTTTTTAAAGCTCTTTCGCAAGCTCTACCTGATCGGATTCCCGCCGCCAGCCAGGGCACGATGAACAATCTGACGATTGGCGGCATCGATCCGCGCACCGGCCGAGAGTTTTCCTACTACGAAACAGTTGCCGGCGGCATGGGCGCGCGTCCCACGCTCGACGGAATGAACGCGACCCACACGCACATGACGAACAGCCTCAACACACCGGCTGAAGCGCTTGAGTACGCTTACCCGCTGCGCATTCGTGAATATCGCATTCGCAAAAATTCGGGTGGCAAAGGAAAGTTCAAAGGCGGCGACGGCGCCATTCGTGAAATTGAAACGCTTGCGCCCGTCAGCGTCGCGCTGCTCGCGGATCGGCGCAAGCTTGCGCCTTATGGATTGGAGAACGGCGGCGACGGCGAGCGCGGCCGAGCTTTTATCATTCGCCGCGACGGCCGCCGCGAAGAATTAACTTCAAAAGGAGGCTGGCATCTTGAAATCGGCGATCGGGTGCGCATCGAAACACCAGGTGGTGGCGGATACGGAAAGTAA
- a CDS encoding thymidine kinase produces MIRTLEPEENEVPARREHRAASHAGWVEVIAGSMFSGKSEELIRRLRRAKIARQKVQVFKPEIDSRFSENHIVSHSEMRHESSNVRTAAEIRALVQPETEVVGIDEAQFFDNELIAVANELAGRGMRVIVAGLDTDYTAKPWEPMPQMLAIAEYITKTHAICMRCGQPANYTQRTVQSEERVAVGGADMYEARCRACFKPHADAPTVHEG; encoded by the coding sequence ATGATTCGCACGCTTGAACCCGAAGAAAACGAAGTCCCCGCCCGCAGAGAACATCGCGCTGCTTCGCACGCCGGATGGGTCGAAGTGATTGCCGGCTCGATGTTTTCCGGCAAGTCGGAAGAACTAATTCGTCGCTTGCGTCGCGCAAAGATCGCCCGGCAAAAGGTGCAGGTGTTCAAGCCTGAAATCGATTCGCGCTTTTCGGAAAACCATATCGTCTCGCACTCGGAAATGCGGCACGAATCTTCGAACGTGCGCACGGCGGCCGAGATTCGCGCGCTGGTGCAGCCGGAAACTGAAGTTGTGGGAATCGATGAAGCTCAATTCTTCGACAACGAGCTAATTGCGGTGGCCAATGAATTGGCGGGACGTGGGATGCGCGTAATCGTGGCCGGACTTGATACCGATTACACCGCCAAGCCCTGGGAGCCGATGCCGCAAATGCTGGCAATCGCCGAATACATCACTAAGACGCACGCGATCTGCATGAGATGCGGTCAGCCCGCAAACTACACGCAAAGAACTGTTCAATCTGAAGAGCGAGTCGCCGTCGGCGGCGCCGACATGTACGAAGCACGCTGCCGTGCTTGTTTCAAACCACATGCCGACGCCCCGACAGTCCACGAGGGGTGA